A stretch of the Bradyrhizobium sp. CCBAU 53351 genome encodes the following:
- a CDS encoding phasin: MTTETNTAFEGFKDAFKNIQNLEVPEAAREFVKKTANTAKDRAAEAFAGSERVTAAVENAVTESVTEAGKISRNIQQAIYEDAEAFFSSIDKLASAKSFSEAVEIQSGLLRSRGEVFVSRAKATADYFGKLAANGAKSVQDNFAKVYNKTA, from the coding sequence ATGACCACTGAAACCAACACCGCTTTCGAGGGCTTCAAGGACGCTTTCAAGAACATCCAGAACCTGGAAGTTCCCGAGGCCGCCCGCGAGTTCGTCAAGAAGACCGCCAACACCGCCAAGGACCGTGCTGCCGAGGCTTTCGCCGGTTCCGAGCGCGTGACTGCCGCCGTCGAGAACGCGGTGACCGAATCCGTCACTGAAGCCGGCAAGATCAGCCGCAACATCCAGCAGGCGATCTACGAGGACGCCGAGGCGTTCTTCTCCAGCATCGACAAGCTCGCTTCCGCCAAGTCGTTCAGCGAGGCCGTCGAGATCCAGTCGGGCCTGCTCCGTTCGCGCGGCGAAGTGTTCGTCTCGCGTGCCAAGGCGACCGCCGACTATTTCGGCAAGCTCGCCGCCAACGGTGCGAAGTCCGTTCAGGACAATTTCGCCAAGGTCTACAACAAGACCGCCTGA
- the paaC gene encoding 1,2-phenylacetyl-CoA epoxidase subunit PaaC, with translation MATANIEVSETPLVLYALRRADDALILGHRLSEWCGHAPMLEEDMALSNIALDLIGQARELYSYAAKVEGRDNDEDKLAYLRDVRQYRNLLLVEQPNGDFAHTLVRQFFYSAFADLYWRAMMSSRDATLAAIAAKSEKESAYHLRHASEWIIRLGDGTDESHARAQAAVDHLWAFTGEMFAVDEAERALIHAGLAADPGTLRGRWLQTLSDVVSEATLVLSQNDWMQQGGRTGRHSEHLGHLLSELQSMQRTFPGQTW, from the coding sequence ATGGCGACCGCCAACATCGAGGTCTCCGAAACGCCTTTGGTGCTCTACGCGCTGCGCCGCGCCGACGATGCGCTGATCCTCGGCCATCGGTTGTCGGAATGGTGCGGGCATGCGCCGATGCTGGAAGAGGACATGGCGCTCTCCAACATTGCGCTCGACCTGATCGGCCAGGCGCGAGAGCTCTACAGCTACGCCGCCAAGGTCGAAGGCAGGGATAACGACGAGGACAAGCTCGCCTACTTGCGCGACGTCAGGCAGTACCGCAATTTGCTGCTGGTCGAGCAGCCCAACGGCGATTTCGCGCACACCCTGGTGCGGCAGTTCTTCTATTCGGCGTTCGCCGACCTCTACTGGCGCGCGATGATGAGCTCGCGTGATGCGACGCTGGCTGCGATCGCCGCCAAGTCGGAGAAGGAGAGTGCCTATCATCTGCGCCACGCCTCGGAGTGGATCATCCGGCTCGGCGACGGCACCGACGAGAGCCACGCACGCGCGCAGGCCGCGGTCGATCACCTCTGGGCCTTCACCGGCGAGATGTTTGCCGTCGACGAGGCCGAACGCGCCCTGATCCATGCCGGTCTCGCCGCCGATCCCGGCACCTTGCGCGGTCGCTGGCTGCAGACGCTTTCCGATGTCGTCAGCGAGGCCACCTTGGTGCTGTCGCAGAACGACTGGATGCAGCAGGGCGGCCGCACGGGCCGGCACAGCGAACATCTCGGCCATCTCCTGTCCGAACTGCAATCGATGCAGCGCACCTTCCCGGGGCAGACATGGTGA
- the paaI gene encoding hydroxyphenylacetyl-CoA thioesterase PaaI, with amino-acid sequence MNLKAAVSPDDVARACADAMWADDDASKGLGMEIVEIGPGFATLAMTVRPDMVNGQRIAHGGFIFTLADSAFAFACNSHNDRVVAAQGQITFIKPGKLGDRLVARAREITRGGRSGIYDVRVTAGDTVIAEFRGHSRVIPGTWLPTQEQ; translated from the coding sequence GTGAACCTCAAAGCCGCTGTGTCGCCTGACGATGTCGCCCGCGCCTGCGCCGACGCAATGTGGGCGGATGACGATGCCTCCAAGGGACTCGGCATGGAGATCGTGGAGATCGGTCCGGGCTTCGCGACGCTGGCGATGACGGTGCGGCCGGACATGGTCAACGGCCAGCGCATCGCCCATGGCGGCTTCATCTTCACGCTCGCCGATTCCGCCTTCGCCTTTGCGTGCAACTCGCACAACGACCGCGTCGTTGCCGCGCAGGGCCAGATCACCTTCATCAAGCCCGGCAAGCTCGGCGATCGCCTCGTTGCCAGGGCGCGCGAGATCACGCGCGGCGGGCGCTCCGGCATTTATGACGTGCGCGTCACTGCAGGCGACACCGTGATCGCGGAATTCCGCGGACACTCGCGCGTCATTCCCGGCACGTGGCTGCCGACACAAGAGCAATAA
- the paaA gene encoding 1,2-phenylacetyl-CoA epoxidase subunit PaaA produces the protein MYTQALNTAETDDRGLEDAGRAARFQARIDAEERIEPNDWMPAAYRKTLTRQISQHAHSEIVGMLPEGNWITRAPTLRRKAALLAKVQDECGHGLYLYAAAETLGTSREELVDAMLAGKAKYSSIFNYPTLTWADIGTIGWLVDGAAIMNQIPLCRCSYGPYARAMIRVCKEESFHQRQGYEIMLTLCRGSDEQNAMAQDALNRWWWPVLMMFGPPNATSQHSDTSTKWKIKRFSNDELRQKFVDATVPQAQYLGLTVPDPGMIQDADGHWRYSEIDWTEFKQVLAGNGPCNRDRMAARRKAHEEGAWVREAAAAYAAKRAQRQTAQAAE, from the coding sequence ATGTATACCCAGGCGCTGAACACGGCCGAGACCGACGACCGCGGTCTGGAGGACGCCGGCAGGGCTGCGCGGTTCCAGGCCCGTATCGATGCCGAGGAGCGCATCGAGCCGAACGACTGGATGCCGGCGGCCTATCGCAAGACGCTCACCCGCCAGATTTCCCAGCACGCCCATTCCGAAATCGTCGGCATGCTGCCCGAAGGCAATTGGATCACGCGCGCGCCGACGCTGCGCCGCAAGGCCGCGCTGCTGGCCAAGGTGCAGGACGAGTGCGGCCACGGCCTCTATCTCTACGCCGCTGCCGAGACGCTCGGCACCTCACGCGAGGAGCTGGTCGACGCCATGCTCGCCGGCAAAGCGAAGTATTCCTCGATCTTCAACTATCCGACGCTGACATGGGCCGACATCGGCACCATCGGCTGGCTGGTCGATGGCGCCGCGATCATGAACCAGATCCCGCTGTGCCGCTGCTCCTACGGCCCCTATGCGCGCGCGATGATCCGGGTCTGCAAGGAGGAATCGTTCCACCAGCGCCAGGGTTACGAGATCATGCTGACGCTGTGCCGCGGCTCGGACGAGCAGAATGCGATGGCGCAGGACGCGCTGAACAGATGGTGGTGGCCGGTGCTGATGATGTTCGGTCCGCCCAATGCGACCAGCCAGCACAGTGACACTTCGACGAAATGGAAGATCAAGCGCTTCTCCAATGACGAGCTGCGCCAGAAATTCGTCGATGCCACCGTGCCGCAGGCGCAATATCTCGGCCTCACCGTTCCCGATCCCGGCATGATTCAGGATGCCGACGGGCACTGGCGCTACAGCGAGATCGACTGGACCGAGTTCAAGCAGGTGCTCGCCGGCAACGGCCCTTGCAATCGCGACCGCATGGCCGCGCGCCGCAAGGCCCACGAAGAGGGCGCCTGGGTGCGCGAGGCGGCCGCAGCCTATGCCGCCAAGCGCGCACAGCGCCAGACCGCGCAAGCCGCGGAATAG
- the paaE gene encoding 1,2-phenylacetyl-CoA epoxidase subunit PaaE — MSAAAAPRFHRLAVNDLRREASDAISMTFAIPGELAGDYAFTPGQYLTLRTTLDGEEVRRSYSICSGPDDGEIRIAVKKVDGGAFSNWAAEDLKCGDELDVMTPTGRFGIVPPAESARVHVGFAAGSGITPILSIVKGVLAREPGSRFFLFYGNRSTDNIMFLEALEELKDRFIDRLSIFHVISGEEQDIPILHGRLDGDKVRVLLRSLVPAGSVDHVYVCGPLGMSEDIEATCRELGIVQDRIHVERFVSEFGGKPRPKKLVAPDAPPKAIASLIIDGKRRDVPVAEDEAILDAALRAGVDLPFACKGGMCSTCRAKLVEGEAPMGINYSLEPWELKAGFILTCQAKPSSERVVVDYDHV; from the coding sequence ATGTCAGCAGCAGCCGCACCGCGCTTTCATCGCCTGGCCGTCAACGATCTCCGCCGCGAGGCTTCCGACGCCATCTCCATGACCTTCGCCATCCCGGGCGAACTCGCCGGCGATTACGCCTTCACGCCCGGCCAGTACCTGACGCTCCGCACTACGCTGGATGGAGAAGAGGTGCGCCGCTCCTATTCGATCTGTTCCGGCCCTGACGACGGTGAGATCCGCATCGCCGTGAAGAAGGTCGACGGCGGCGCGTTTTCGAATTGGGCAGCCGAAGATCTCAAATGCGGCGACGAGCTCGACGTGATGACCCCGACGGGCCGCTTCGGCATAGTCCCGCCGGCAGAAAGCGCGCGTGTTCATGTCGGCTTCGCCGCTGGCTCCGGCATCACGCCGATCCTGTCGATCGTGAAGGGCGTGCTCGCGCGCGAGCCGGGCAGCCGCTTCTTCCTGTTCTACGGCAACCGCAGCACCGACAACATCATGTTCCTCGAAGCGCTCGAGGAGCTGAAGGACCGCTTCATCGACCGCCTCTCGATCTTCCACGTCATCTCCGGCGAGGAGCAGGACATCCCGATCCTGCATGGCCGGCTCGACGGCGACAAGGTGAGGGTGCTGCTGCGCTCGCTGGTGCCGGCGGGAAGCGTCGATCACGTCTATGTCTGCGGTCCCCTTGGCATGAGCGAGGATATCGAGGCAACGTGCCGCGAGCTCGGCATCGTGCAGGACCGTATCCACGTCGAGCGCTTCGTCTCCGAATTCGGCGGCAAGCCCAGGCCAAAGAAGCTGGTTGCGCCCGACGCGCCGCCGAAGGCGATCGCATCGCTGATCATCGACGGCAAGCGGCGCGACGTGCCGGTCGCCGAGGACGAGGCGATCCTCGATGCCGCGCTGCGCGCCGGCGTCGATCTGCCGTTCGCCTGCAAGGGCGGCATGTGCTCGACCTGCCGTGCCAAGCTGGTCGAAGGCGAAGCGCCGATGGGCATCAACTATTCGCTGGAGCCGTGGGAGCTGAAGGCGGGCTTCATCCTGACCTGCCAGGCCAAGCCATCGTCGGAGCGCGTCGTGGTCGATTATGATCATGTCTGA
- a CDS encoding IS110 family transposase, producing the protein MIIRPRYVGIDVSKRYLDIFDESLGVPERIANAPQAITQIAARWRCDVLVVFEATGVYDLELREALSQAGIRFARINPARARDFARASGQLAKTDPIDARMLASFARAMQPAAEQAANPARNALAGLAKRRDQLVLMRAQEKNRRSEAEDRAMADRIGRLIEVLDNEIAAIEADISALIKTEPEVSDDAQLMRSLPGVGPVTCMQLIAQMPELGKVGPKQVAALAGLAPFNVDSGAYRGKRKIVGGRKRVRDALYMAALNAVRRADPFKAFYARLRQAGKPAKLALIAVARKLLTVLNAIIRDRKPYLYTRPT; encoded by the coding sequence ATGATCATACGCCCTCGTTACGTCGGAATCGACGTCTCCAAACGATATCTCGATATCTTCGATGAGAGCCTGGGCGTGCCGGAGCGCATCGCCAACGCGCCGCAGGCCATCACACAGATCGCGGCGCGTTGGCGATGCGATGTGCTGGTCGTCTTTGAAGCCACGGGCGTCTATGACCTTGAGCTTCGTGAGGCGCTCAGCCAGGCCGGCATCCGCTTTGCCCGGATCAACCCGGCCCGGGCCCGGGACTTTGCGCGCGCCAGCGGCCAGCTCGCCAAGACCGACCCGATCGATGCCCGGATGCTGGCGAGCTTTGCCCGGGCCATGCAGCCTGCCGCTGAGCAGGCTGCCAATCCTGCCCGCAATGCCCTGGCGGGGCTTGCAAAACGGCGGGATCAACTGGTTCTCATGCGTGCCCAGGAGAAGAACAGGCGCAGCGAGGCCGAGGACCGCGCCATGGCCGATCGCATCGGTCGGCTCATTGAAGTCCTCGACAATGAGATCGCCGCAATCGAGGCCGATATTAGCGCACTGATCAAGACTGAGCCGGAGGTCTCCGATGATGCGCAGTTGATGCGGTCACTTCCCGGCGTGGGCCCCGTAACCTGCATGCAGCTGATCGCGCAGATGCCGGAACTCGGAAAAGTGGGACCGAAGCAGGTGGCCGCGCTCGCCGGCCTGGCTCCCTTCAACGTCGACAGCGGCGCTTACCGCGGCAAGCGGAAGATCGTCGGGGGCCGAAAGCGCGTCCGCGATGCCCTCTACATGGCCGCTCTCAATGCGGTCCGCCGGGCCGATCCATTCAAGGCCTTCTACGCTCGACTGCGACAGGCCGGTAAACCTGCCAAGCTCGCTCTCATTGCCGTTGCCAGGAAGCTGTTGACGGTCCTCAACGCCATCATCCGCGATCGAAAGCCGTACCTGTACACTAGGCCAACATAA
- the paaD gene encoding 1,2-phenylacetyl-CoA epoxidase subunit PaaD has product MVSVLERDSELRQRAWDAAASVVDPEIPVLTIADLGVLREVALAGDHVEVAITPTYSGCPAMNMIALEIELALERAGFSRPKVHTVLSPAWTTDWMSEEGREKLRAYGIAPPQASNSRRALFGEQTITCPQCGSDKTELLSEFGSTSCKALWRCKSCREPFDYFKCH; this is encoded by the coding sequence ATGGTGAGCGTGCTGGAGCGCGATAGCGAGCTGCGCCAGCGCGCCTGGGACGCTGCGGCGAGCGTGGTCGATCCGGAGATCCCGGTCTTGACCATCGCCGATCTCGGTGTGCTCCGCGAGGTTGCGTTGGCCGGCGATCATGTCGAGGTCGCGATCACGCCGACCTATTCTGGCTGTCCGGCGATGAACATGATCGCGCTGGAGATCGAGCTGGCGCTGGAGCGCGCCGGCTTTAGCCGTCCGAAGGTGCACACGGTGCTGTCGCCCGCCTGGACCACCGACTGGATGAGCGAGGAGGGACGCGAGAAGCTGCGCGCCTATGGTATTGCGCCGCCGCAAGCCTCGAACTCGCGCCGCGCGCTGTTCGGCGAGCAGACCATCACGTGCCCGCAATGCGGCTCGGACAAGACCGAGCTTTTATCCGAATTTGGCTCGACCTCCTGCAAGGCGCTGTGGCGCTGCAAGTCCTGCCGCGAACCGTTCGATTACTTCAAGTGTCATTGA
- the paaB gene encoding 1,2-phenylacetyl-CoA epoxidase subunit PaaB — MATPNTPLWEVFIRSRNGLAHKHVGSLHASDATMALQAARDIYTRRGEGLSIWVVPSTAITASDPAEKGMMFEPAESKIYRHPTFYEVPEEVGHM; from the coding sequence ATGGCCACGCCGAACACGCCGCTGTGGGAAGTCTTCATTCGCAGCCGCAACGGGCTCGCGCACAAGCATGTGGGATCGCTGCACGCGAGCGATGCCACCATGGCCCTGCAGGCCGCTCGCGACATCTACACAAGGCGTGGCGAGGGCCTGTCGATCTGGGTGGTGCCGTCGACCGCGATCACCGCGAGCGATCCCGCCGAGAAGGGCATGATGTTCGAGCCGGCGGAATCCAAGATCTACCGGCATCCGACGTTCTACGAGGTGCCCGAGGAAGTGGGGCACATGTGA
- a CDS encoding DUF445 domain-containing protein — protein sequence MTPPTTFSFDTPGDAERAAELRRVKALATLVLASTLGLFIVAKIFLNVHPVFGFIAAFAEAATIGGLADWYAVVALFKRPLGLPIPHTAIIQSNQARIADKLGEFIQVHFLEAGPVEAKLKEIDFGSFVADWLRDRKRSDDLARFALRLLPEAVSATESSGLMTFIIRRMSSQLQAVDLAPLAAGTLRGFVAEGRHQILFDDLLRVMHETLNQKETMGMIREKVRAELPTLLRLYRADKFLVNKIVASATAFFNEVRNDPKHPFRGEFDRMVLSFVDRLGTDQAYIDRIDGLKRDLLARPELADLARTVWSNTRSFIERSASGETQVLQHHLAGMFVAAGEALAGDAELRGEINKGLVTVLRSFVADQKSGVSIFISDQVKAWDMAQLISLIEINIGRDLQYIRFNGSLIGGLAGLALYSVESLLRWL from the coding sequence ATGACTCCGCCCACCACCTTTTCCTTCGACACTCCCGGCGATGCCGAACGTGCGGCCGAGCTGCGCCGCGTCAAGGCGCTGGCGACGCTGGTGCTGGCGTCCACGCTTGGGCTCTTCATCGTCGCCAAGATCTTCTTGAACGTGCATCCCGTCTTCGGCTTCATCGCCGCCTTCGCGGAAGCCGCGACCATCGGCGGGCTCGCCGACTGGTATGCCGTGGTTGCCCTGTTCAAGCGGCCGCTCGGCCTGCCGATCCCGCACACCGCGATCATCCAGAGCAATCAGGCCCGCATCGCCGACAAGCTCGGCGAGTTCATCCAGGTGCATTTCCTCGAGGCCGGCCCGGTCGAGGCCAAGCTGAAGGAGATCGATTTCGGATCCTTCGTCGCCGACTGGCTGCGTGATCGCAAGCGCAGTGACGATCTGGCGCGCTTTGCGCTACGCCTGTTGCCCGAGGCCGTCTCTGCGACGGAGAGCTCGGGCCTGATGACCTTCATCATTCGCCGCATGTCGTCGCAGCTCCAGGCGGTCGACCTTGCGCCGCTCGCGGCCGGCACGCTGCGCGGCTTCGTGGCGGAAGGGCGCCACCAGATCCTGTTCGACGATCTCCTGCGCGTGATGCATGAGACGCTGAACCAGAAAGAGACGATGGGGATGATCCGCGAGAAGGTGCGCGCGGAGTTGCCGACCCTGCTCCGGCTCTATCGCGCCGACAAGTTTCTGGTGAACAAGATCGTGGCGTCCGCCACCGCGTTCTTCAACGAGGTGCGCAATGATCCCAAGCATCCGTTCCGCGGCGAGTTCGACCGCATGGTGCTGAGCTTCGTCGACCGGCTCGGCACCGATCAGGCTTATATCGACCGCATCGACGGCTTGAAGCGCGATCTCTTGGCGCGGCCCGAGCTCGCGGATCTTGCCCGCACCGTCTGGTCCAATACGCGCTCCTTCATCGAGCGCAGCGCGAGCGGCGAGACGCAGGTGCTGCAGCATCATCTCGCCGGCATGTTCGTCGCGGCCGGCGAAGCGCTCGCGGGCGATGCCGAACTGCGCGGCGAGATCAACAAGGGCTTGGTGACGGTGTTGCGCAGCTTCGTCGCCGACCAGAAGAGCGGCGTTTCGATCTTCATCTCCGACCAGGTCAAGGCGTGGGATATGGCGCAGCTGATTTCGCTGATCGAAATCAACATCGGGCGCGACCTGCAATACATCCGCTTCAACGGCTCGCTGATCGGCGGCCTCGCCGGGCTCGCGCTCTACTCCGTAGAATCCCTGCTGAGATGGCTGTGA
- a CDS encoding GNAT family N-acetyltransferase produces the protein MSEQRSYPRHVKTDAGDIEIRLMAPSDEAAVLAFGKGLPTHDLLFLPRNISEPKVLSAWVKEIERGAITSLLAVRDGKVVGCGTLVRDPHSWSPHVGEIRMVVSLDVRGKGVGRALSQETFALALGAGLEKLSVQMTVDQQAAIALFESLGFKAEALLRDHVRDVEGKTHDIVVLGHNIAQVQAQMEAYGLPGAVQH, from the coding sequence ATGAGCGAGCAGCGTTCCTATCCGCGTCACGTCAAGACCGACGCCGGCGATATCGAGATTCGCCTGATGGCACCTTCAGACGAAGCTGCGGTGCTCGCCTTCGGCAAGGGCCTGCCGACGCACGATTTGCTGTTCCTGCCGCGCAACATCAGCGAGCCGAAGGTGCTGTCGGCCTGGGTCAAGGAGATCGAGCGCGGCGCGATCACGAGCTTGCTCGCGGTCAGGGACGGCAAGGTCGTCGGCTGCGGCACGCTGGTGCGCGATCCTCATTCATGGTCGCCCCATGTCGGCGAGATCCGGATGGTGGTCTCGCTCGATGTGCGGGGCAAGGGAGTGGGGCGGGCGCTGTCGCAGGAGACCTTTGCGCTCGCACTTGGGGCGGGCCTGGAAAAGCTCTCGGTCCAGATGACGGTCGACCAGCAGGCCGCCATCGCCCTGTTCGAGAGCCTCGGCTTCAAGGCCGAAGCGTTGCTGCGCGACCACGTCCGGGACGTCGAGGGCAAGACCCATGATATCGTGGTGCTCGGCCACAACATCGCGCAGGTTCAGGCCCAAATGGAGGCCTATGGGCTGCCGGGGGCGGTGCAACACTAG
- a CDS encoding alpha/beta hydrolase: protein MNAPTGLDFASIPDRIQSEVQRAIQRSIKGVEYFSTSGPSLGSTPKDVLHSRGTMSLYHYRPMSDEIYRVPVLIVMATTNRGYILDLVPGQSFIEFLLKRGYDVYMLDWSAPRPEEKSLRMEDYVLDFIPDCVRRVQADSGEQDVSVIGYCFGGVLSLLYGSIHAEGPMKNLICFTTPIDFREMKLFSNFSDRRYFDVDHLVDSVGNVPPEMILSSFEMLRPASRTVSQIQLWENIWNDEFVKSYRMFDRWATDTLPLAGEYFRTITKDLMWDNKLFNDTMSVGGRAAKLENIKVPILHAVAEHDHIVPYEAAKHLITKIGSADKEEVMLKGGHVSLVAGANAVKRLWPKLDTWLGKRSI from the coding sequence ATGAACGCGCCGACGGGACTCGATTTCGCATCCATCCCGGACCGCATCCAGTCCGAGGTGCAGCGCGCCATCCAGCGCAGCATCAAGGGCGTTGAATATTTCTCGACCTCGGGCCCTTCGCTCGGCTCGACACCGAAGGACGTGCTGCATTCGCGCGGCACGATGAGCCTCTATCACTACCGGCCGATGTCGGACGAGATCTACCGCGTACCGGTGCTGATCGTGATGGCCACCACCAACCGCGGCTATATTCTCGATCTCGTCCCCGGCCAGAGCTTCATCGAGTTCCTGCTCAAGCGCGGCTACGACGTCTATATGCTCGACTGGAGCGCGCCGCGGCCGGAGGAGAAGAGCCTGCGGATGGAGGACTATGTCCTCGACTTCATCCCGGATTGCGTTCGCCGCGTGCAGGCGGACTCCGGCGAGCAGGACGTCTCCGTCATCGGCTATTGCTTCGGCGGCGTGTTGTCGCTGCTCTATGGCTCGATCCACGCGGAAGGGCCGATGAAGAACCTGATCTGCTTCACCACGCCGATCGACTTCCGCGAGATGAAGCTGTTCTCGAACTTCTCCGACCGTCGCTATTTCGACGTCGACCATCTCGTCGACAGTGTCGGCAACGTGCCGCCGGAGATGATCCTGTCCTCGTTCGAGATGCTGCGCCCGGCCTCGCGCACCGTGAGCCAGATCCAGCTCTGGGAAAACATCTGGAACGACGAGTTCGTGAAATCCTACCGGATGTTCGACCGCTGGGCGACCGACACGCTGCCGTTGGCGGGCGAGTATTTCCGCACCATCACCAAGGACCTGATGTGGGACAACAAGCTGTTCAACGACACCATGTCGGTCGGTGGCCGCGCGGCGAAGCTGGAGAATATCAAGGTGCCGATCCTGCATGCGGTGGCCGAGCACGACCACATCGTGCCGTATGAGGCCGCCAAGCACCTGATTACGAAGATTGGATCCGCGGACAAGGAAGAGGTGATGCTGAAAGGCGGTCACGTCTCGCTGGTCGCAGGTGCCAACGCCGTGAAGCGGCTGTGGCCGAAACTGGATACCTGGCTGGGAAAGAGATCGATATGA
- a CDS encoding alpha/beta hydrolase produces the protein MTATAQTLRPPSRTLMFLEGRAIHEFGAFLGALPLLSLAPRGDGHPVLVLPGLVASDASTRALRTFLSGKGYAVSGWRQGRNYGLRDGVQHAMVDLVQELSDNHSRKISLVGWSLGGLYARQLAKMMPERVRQVITLGSPFAGNPRSTNAWRVYEWASGRKSDEVDPQFGGELAVPPPVPTTAIFSRTDGVCAWQGCMEKSGAQTESIEIESSHCGMGHHPAAVYAVADRLAQKEGQWRPFDRSGWRSVVYPDPHR, from the coding sequence ATGACCGCTACTGCCCAGACGCTGCGTCCGCCGTCCCGTACTCTGATGTTTCTGGAAGGGCGCGCGATCCACGAGTTCGGCGCATTCCTCGGCGCGCTGCCGCTGCTGAGCCTCGCGCCGCGCGGCGATGGGCATCCGGTGCTGGTGCTGCCGGGCCTCGTCGCCTCCGACGCGTCCACGCGCGCGCTGCGCACCTTCCTGTCCGGCAAGGGCTACGCGGTGAGCGGGTGGCGCCAAGGCCGCAATTACGGCCTGCGCGATGGCGTGCAGCACGCGATGGTCGATCTGGTCCAGGAGCTCAGCGACAATCACAGCCGCAAGATCAGTCTTGTGGGCTGGAGCCTCGGTGGTCTCTATGCACGCCAGCTCGCCAAGATGATGCCGGAGCGTGTGCGTCAGGTGATTACGCTCGGCAGCCCCTTCGCCGGCAATCCCCGCTCCACCAACGCCTGGCGCGTCTATGAATGGGCGAGCGGACGGAAGTCCGACGAGGTCGATCCGCAGTTCGGTGGCGAGCTTGCCGTCCCGCCGCCGGTGCCGACCACCGCCATCTTCAGCCGCACCGACGGCGTCTGCGCCTGGCAAGGCTGCATGGAGAAATCGGGCGCGCAGACCGAGAGCATTGAGATCGAGAGCAGCCATTGCGGCATGGGCCATCATCCGGCCGCGGTCTATGCGGTGGCCGACCGCCTCGCACAAAAGGAAGGCCAATGGCGTCCGTTCGACCGCAGCGGCTGGCGCAGCGTGGTGTATCCCGACCCGCACAGGTGA
- the paaX gene encoding phenylacetic acid degradation operon negative regulatory protein PaaX: protein MAHPLSRIIDQLKREPSRTGSIVITVFGDAIVPRGGSVWLGTLLEFFQRLDIDSGVVRTAMSRLAADGWLTREKVGRNSFYRLADKGRQTFEAATRHIYDPPPSDWTGRFELLLIGNGEDRDVSREALRNAGFGSPLPGVWVAPSGVPVPDEAAGAIRLEVSAEDDSGRRLLSASWPLQRTADAYLKFMKTFEPLRAAIARGTDLSEADAFTARILLIHHYRRVVLRDPLLPGELLPADWPGRAARDLCGDIYRALLAPSEQWLDDHGTNEKGPLPPARKLLERRFGA, encoded by the coding sequence ATGGCGCATCCGCTTTCCCGCATCATCGACCAGCTCAAGCGTGAACCGTCGCGCACCGGCTCCATCGTCATCACCGTGTTCGGCGATGCTATCGTGCCGCGCGGCGGATCCGTGTGGCTGGGCACGCTGCTGGAATTCTTCCAACGCCTGGATATCGACAGCGGCGTCGTCCGCACCGCGATGTCGCGCCTTGCCGCCGATGGCTGGCTGACGCGCGAAAAGGTCGGCCGCAACAGTTTCTACCGGCTTGCCGACAAAGGACGCCAGACGTTTGAAGCTGCCACGCGCCACATCTACGATCCGCCGCCGTCGGACTGGACCGGACGCTTCGAGCTGCTCCTGATCGGCAATGGCGAGGACCGTGACGTTTCCCGCGAGGCGCTTCGCAACGCCGGCTTCGGCAGTCCGCTGCCGGGCGTCTGGGTCGCGCCGTCGGGTGTGCCGGTGCCGGACGAAGCCGCGGGCGCCATCCGTCTGGAAGTCTCCGCCGAAGACGATAGCGGCCGCCGTCTGCTCAGCGCGAGCTGGCCGCTGCAGCGCACCGCGGACGCTTATCTGAAATTCATGAAAACGTTCGAGCCGCTCCGCGCCGCAATCGCGCGCGGCACGGATCTGTCCGAGGCCGACGCCTTCACCGCGCGCATCCTCTTGATCCACCATTATCGCCGTGTTGTGCTGCGTGATCCCTTGCTGCCGGGCGAATTACTGCCGGCGGACTGGCCGGGCAGGGCGGCCCGTGACCTCTGCGGCGATATCTATCGCGCGCTGCTCGCTCCCTCCGAGCAATGGCTCGATGATCATGGAACCAACGAAAAGGGGCCATTGCCGCCGGCGCGAAAGCTGCTGGAACGGAGGTTTGGCGCCTGA